A single region of the Mycobacterium lentiflavum genome encodes:
- a CDS encoding lysophospholipid acyltransferase family protein: protein MAVMRPVLKRYFRSEVHGLDSFPPGGALVVGNHSGGTFPMDVPIFSVDFYEKFGYDRPVYTLSHDILFLGVTGGLFRRTGYIRANRENAAKALRSGGVVVVFPGGDYDAYRPTASENVIDFNGRKGYVRTAIEAGVPIVPAVSIGGQETQLYLTRGTWLAERLGIKRLLRSAILPVSFGFPFGFSAVVPPNVPLPTKIVTQVLEPIDIAAQFGEDPDIDAVDEHVRSVMQEALKDLAAKRRFPILG, encoded by the coding sequence ATGGCGGTGATGCGCCCGGTCTTGAAGAGGTATTTCCGGTCCGAGGTGCACGGCTTGGACTCCTTCCCGCCGGGCGGAGCGCTGGTGGTCGGTAACCACTCGGGGGGGACGTTCCCGATGGATGTCCCGATCTTCAGCGTCGACTTCTACGAGAAGTTCGGGTACGACCGGCCGGTCTACACGCTGAGCCACGACATCTTGTTCCTGGGCGTGACGGGCGGGCTGTTTCGGCGCACCGGCTACATCCGGGCTAACCGGGAGAACGCCGCCAAAGCGTTGCGGTCCGGCGGTGTGGTGGTCGTCTTTCCCGGCGGTGACTACGACGCCTACCGGCCGACCGCGTCGGAGAACGTCATCGACTTCAACGGCCGCAAAGGATATGTCCGCACCGCGATCGAAGCCGGCGTCCCGATCGTTCCCGCGGTCTCCATCGGCGGCCAGGAGACCCAGCTGTACCTGACCCGCGGCACCTGGCTGGCCGAGCGGCTGGGGATCAAGCGGCTGCTGCGCAGCGCCATCCTGCCGGTCTCGTTCGGCTTCCCGTTCGGGTTCAGCGCCGTCGTGCCGCCGAATGTGCCGTTGCCCACCAAGATCGTCACGCAGGTGCTGGAACCCATCGACATCGCCGCGCAGTTCGGCGAGGACCCCGACATCGACGCGGTCGACGAGCACGTGCGCTCGGTGATGCAGGAAGCTCTCAAAGACCTCGCCGCCAAGCGCCGTTTCCCGATTCTGGGCTGA
- a CDS encoding helix-turn-helix domain-containing protein: MVDVIADPMSVIAREMDRIRDGFIAEVFEEIKAENRDLNYDAAMLELWRASLTDSVVAGIEFLAKGAPPEWFQAPAASVAYVRAAARRDVPLSVLVRAHRIVYARFLEAATRFVALVEPVRQVPTIVDLVSRSASFVDAVADQLTVSYELERDECLGDGGGRQPLSDEQARDNVPVAAQVADSVLTYPLHGVHIAAALWVDELVPALDVVSSFDRVRRAVAAAVGAVNGTLLVPTHQREARLWFALDGSGKPEIDQFRVRTAFESAGVRAGLAFGRVEEGQSGFRASLKQAERVKAVAFAGRGRSDARVIFYSEIAPIALMAGDLDELRSFVIDVLGDLGHDDERCGWLRETLREFLSRNRNHVVTAEVMRLPPNIIQEAVTRAMQLCGHSLGDPDAMLQVQIALEACRWMAPALLHMAHECP, translated from the coding sequence ATGGTCGACGTCATTGCGGACCCGATGTCGGTGATCGCCCGGGAGATGGACCGCATCCGCGACGGCTTCATCGCCGAGGTCTTCGAAGAGATCAAGGCGGAGAACCGGGACCTCAACTACGACGCCGCCATGCTGGAGCTATGGCGGGCCAGCCTCACCGACAGCGTGGTCGCCGGCATCGAGTTCCTGGCCAAGGGTGCGCCGCCCGAGTGGTTCCAGGCCCCGGCGGCGTCCGTCGCCTACGTGCGTGCGGCCGCGCGGCGCGACGTTCCGTTGTCGGTGCTGGTGCGGGCGCACCGCATCGTGTACGCGCGTTTCCTGGAGGCGGCGACCCGGTTCGTGGCCCTGGTAGAGCCGGTACGGCAGGTGCCGACGATCGTCGATCTGGTGTCTCGCTCGGCGAGCTTTGTCGACGCGGTGGCCGATCAGCTGACGGTCTCCTATGAGCTGGAACGCGACGAATGCCTCGGCGACGGGGGCGGCCGTCAGCCGCTGTCGGACGAGCAGGCGCGCGACAACGTCCCGGTTGCCGCGCAAGTGGCCGACAGCGTCTTGACGTATCCGTTGCACGGTGTGCACATCGCCGCGGCGTTGTGGGTCGACGAGCTCGTGCCGGCCCTGGATGTGGTGTCGTCGTTCGATCGGGTGCGCCGCGCGGTCGCCGCCGCGGTGGGCGCGGTGAACGGCACATTGCTGGTGCCGACGCACCAGCGCGAGGCCCGGTTGTGGTTTGCGCTCGACGGTTCTGGCAAACCGGAGATCGACCAGTTCCGGGTGCGAACGGCTTTCGAGTCCGCAGGAGTTCGGGCCGGACTGGCATTTGGCCGTGTGGAAGAAGGGCAAAGCGGGTTCCGGGCATCGCTGAAACAGGCGGAGCGGGTGAAGGCGGTCGCTTTTGCCGGCCGAGGCCGATCGGATGCCCGGGTAATTTTCTACAGCGAGATCGCGCCAATTGCGTTGATGGCCGGCGACTTGGACGAACTGCGTTCCTTTGTCATCGATGTGCTCGGCGATCTCGGCCACGACGACGAGCGCTGCGGGTGGTTGCGCGAAACGTTGCGCGAATTTCTATCCAGAAACCGAAATCACGTCGTGACTGCTGAGGTAATGCGGTTGCCCCCCAACATCATTCAGGAAGCTGTGACGCGGGCCATGCAGCTGTGCGGCCACAGTCTCGGCGACCCCGACGCGATGTTGCAGGTGCAGATCGCGCTGGAGGCCTGCCGGTGGATGGCACCGGCGTTATTGCACATGGCCCACGAATGTCCTTAG
- the gap gene encoding type I glyceraldehyde-3-phosphate dehydrogenase, which yields MTVRVGINGFGRIGRNFYRALLAQREQGGADIEVIAVNDLTDNATLAHLLKFDSILGRLPHDVTLEGEDTIVVGPAKIKALEVREGPAALPWGDLGVDVVVESTGIFTNAAKAKGHLDAGAKKVIISAPATDEDITIVLGVNDDKYDGSQNIISNASCTTNCLGPVAKVLNDEFGIVRGLMTTIHAYTQDQNLQDGPHKDLRRARAAALNIVPTSTGAAKAIGLVLPELKGKLDGYALRVPIPTGSVTDLTAELAKSASAEEINAAMKAAAEGPLKGILKYYDAPIVSSDIVTDPHSSIFDSGLTKVIGNQAKIVSWYDNEWGYSNRLVDLVSLVGKSL from the coding sequence GTGACAGTCCGAGTAGGTATCAACGGCTTCGGTCGAATCGGACGCAATTTCTACCGGGCGTTGCTTGCCCAGCGGGAGCAGGGCGGCGCCGACATCGAGGTAATCGCGGTCAACGATCTGACCGACAATGCCACCCTGGCGCATCTGCTGAAATTCGACTCCATCCTGGGCCGGCTGCCCCACGACGTGACCCTCGAAGGTGAAGACACCATCGTCGTCGGTCCGGCAAAGATCAAGGCGCTCGAGGTCCGCGAGGGTCCGGCCGCCCTGCCGTGGGGTGACCTGGGCGTCGACGTCGTCGTCGAGTCCACCGGCATCTTCACCAACGCGGCCAAGGCCAAGGGGCACCTGGACGCCGGCGCCAAAAAGGTGATCATCTCGGCCCCCGCGACCGACGAGGACATCACCATCGTGCTGGGCGTCAACGACGACAAGTACGACGGCAGCCAGAACATCATCTCCAACGCGTCGTGCACCACGAACTGCCTCGGTCCGGTCGCCAAGGTCCTCAACGACGAGTTCGGCATCGTCAGGGGCCTGATGACGACGATCCACGCCTACACCCAGGATCAGAACCTGCAGGACGGCCCGCACAAGGACCTGCGTCGCGCTCGTGCGGCCGCGCTGAACATCGTGCCGACCTCGACCGGTGCGGCCAAGGCCATCGGCCTGGTCTTGCCGGAACTGAAGGGCAAGCTCGACGGGTACGCGCTGCGGGTGCCGATCCCCACCGGTTCGGTCACCGACTTGACCGCCGAGTTGGCCAAGTCCGCCAGTGCCGAGGAGATCAACGCCGCGATGAAGGCCGCCGCCGAGGGCCCGCTCAAGGGCATCCTCAAGTACTACGACGCGCCGATCGTGTCCAGTGACATCGTCACCGACCCGCACAGCTCGATCTTCGACTCGGGCTTGACGAAGGTGATCGGCAACCAGGCCAAGATCGTGTCGTGGTACGACAACGAGTGGGGTTACTCCAACCGACTCGTTGACCTGGTCTCGCTGGTCGGCAAGTCGCTGTAA
- a CDS encoding phosphoglycerate kinase yields MSVPNLEDLLSEGVSGRAVLVRSDLNVPLNDAGDITDQGRITASVPTLKTLLDGGAKVVVTAHLGRPKDGPDPKLSLAPVAAALGEQLGRHVQLAGDVVGTDALARAEGLTDGDILLLENIRFDPRETSKDDGERLALAKKLAELVWPGGAFVSDGFGVVHRKQASVYDIATLLPHYAGKLVADEIAVLEQLTTSTKRPYAVVLGGSKVSDKLGVIESLATKADSIVIGGGMCFTFLAAQGFSVGKSLLEQHMIETCRSLLDTYADVLRLPGDIVVTENFSADSPPQFVAANAIPDDLMGLDIGPGSVKRFATLLSNAETVFWNGPMGVFEFPAYAAGTRGVAQAIATATGKGAFSVVGGGDSAAAVRALGIPEDNFSHISTGGGASLEYLEGKELPGIEVLGRPQPDQNEGSGDS; encoded by the coding sequence GTGAGCGTCCCAAACCTCGAAGACCTGCTGTCCGAGGGTGTTTCGGGTCGCGCCGTGCTGGTGCGCTCCGACCTCAATGTGCCGCTCAACGATGCCGGTGACATCACCGACCAGGGCCGAATCACCGCGTCGGTCCCGACGCTGAAGACACTGCTGGATGGCGGCGCCAAGGTGGTGGTGACCGCGCACCTGGGACGCCCGAAGGACGGGCCCGACCCGAAGCTGTCGCTGGCGCCGGTCGCGGCCGCGCTCGGCGAGCAGCTGGGCCGGCACGTGCAGCTGGCCGGGGACGTCGTCGGAACGGATGCGCTGGCGCGCGCCGAGGGCCTGACCGACGGCGACATCCTGTTGCTGGAGAACATCCGCTTCGATCCGCGCGAGACCAGCAAGGACGACGGCGAGCGGTTGGCGTTGGCCAAGAAACTCGCCGAATTGGTCTGGCCGGGAGGTGCTTTCGTCTCCGATGGCTTCGGCGTGGTGCACCGCAAGCAGGCCTCGGTGTATGACATCGCCACGCTGCTGCCGCACTACGCAGGCAAGCTGGTGGCCGACGAGATCGCGGTGCTCGAACAGCTGACGACTTCGACCAAGCGTCCCTACGCGGTGGTGCTCGGCGGGTCGAAGGTGTCGGACAAACTCGGCGTGATCGAGTCGCTGGCGACCAAGGCCGACAGCATCGTGATCGGCGGCGGGATGTGCTTCACTTTTCTTGCGGCACAGGGCTTTTCGGTAGGAAAATCGCTTCTCGAACAGCATATGATCGAGACTTGTCGTAGCCTGCTGGACACCTACGCCGACGTGTTACGACTGCCCGGCGACATCGTGGTGACCGAGAACTTCAGTGCCGATTCGCCACCACAATTCGTGGCCGCCAATGCCATTCCGGACGATCTGATGGGCCTGGACATCGGCCCAGGTTCGGTGAAGCGGTTCGCCACATTGCTGTCCAATGCTGAGACCGTGTTCTGGAACGGCCCGATGGGCGTCTTCGAGTTCCCGGCGTATGCGGCCGGCACCCGGGGGGTGGCCCAGGCGATCGCCACGGCCACCGGCAAGGGCGCCTTCAGCGTGGTGGGTGGTGGTGATTCCGCGGCGGCGGTGCGTGCGCTCGGGATCCCCGAGGACAACTTCTCGCACATATCGACCGGTGGTGGCGCGTCGCTGGAATACCTGGAGGGCAAGGAGTTGCCTGGCATCGAGGTGTTGGGACGTCCCCAGCCCGATCAGAACGAGGGGAGCGGAGACTCGTGA
- the tpiA gene encoding triose-phosphate isomerase: MSRKPLIAGNWKMNLNHFEAIALVQKIAFALPDKYFDKVDVTVLPPFTNLRSVQTLVDGDKLRLTYGAQDLSQHESGAYTGDISGTFLAKLGCTFVIVGHSERRTYHNEDDALVAAKAAAALKYGLTPIVCVGEHLDIREAGEHVSHCEKQVRDSLAGLSAEQIGQVVIAYEPVWAIGTGRVASAGDAQEVCGAIRRQLGELATPKIADTVRVLYGGSVNAKNVGEIVAQDDVDGGLVGGASLEGEQFAILAAIAAGGPLP, translated from the coding sequence GTGAGCCGTAAGCCCCTGATCGCCGGCAACTGGAAGATGAACCTCAATCACTTCGAGGCCATCGCGCTGGTGCAGAAGATCGCATTTGCGTTGCCGGACAAGTACTTCGACAAGGTCGACGTCACGGTGCTGCCCCCGTTCACCAACCTGCGCAGCGTGCAGACCCTGGTCGACGGCGACAAGCTGCGGTTGACCTACGGTGCCCAGGACTTGTCGCAGCACGAATCCGGCGCCTATACCGGCGACATCAGCGGTACCTTCCTGGCCAAGCTGGGTTGCACCTTCGTGATCGTCGGGCATTCGGAGCGGCGCACCTACCACAACGAGGACGACGCGCTGGTTGCCGCCAAGGCCGCCGCCGCGCTCAAGTATGGCCTGACCCCGATCGTGTGTGTCGGCGAGCATCTCGACATCCGGGAGGCCGGCGAGCACGTCAGCCACTGCGAAAAGCAGGTGCGGGATTCGCTGGCCGGCCTGTCGGCCGAGCAGATCGGTCAGGTCGTGATCGCTTACGAGCCGGTCTGGGCGATCGGCACCGGCCGGGTGGCCAGTGCCGGTGACGCCCAGGAGGTCTGCGGGGCGATCCGCCGGCAGCTGGGCGAACTGGCGACACCCAAGATCGCCGACACGGTGCGGGTGCTCTACGGCGGCTCGGTCAACGCCAAGAACGTCGGCGAGATCGTCGCGCAGGACGACGTCGACGGCGGGCTGGTCGGGGGAGCGTCGCTGGAGGGCGAGCAATTCGCGATCCTGGCGGCCATCGCCGCCGGTGGACCCCTGCCCTGA
- the secG gene encoding preprotein translocase subunit SecG, whose translation MVLALQITLVVTSILVVLLVLLHRAKGGGLSTLFGGGVQSSLSGSTVVEKNLDRLTVFVVGIWLVCIIGMALQIKYR comes from the coding sequence ATGGTTTTGGCCCTACAGATCACCTTGGTGGTCACCAGCATCCTGGTGGTGCTGCTGGTGCTGCTGCACCGCGCCAAGGGTGGCGGCCTGTCCACGCTGTTCGGTGGCGGTGTGCAGTCCAGCCTGTCCGGCTCCACGGTGGTGGAGAAGAACCTGGACCGGCTGACGGTGTTCGTGGTCGGCATCTGGCTGGTGTGCATCATCGGCATGGCACTGCAGATCAAGTACCGCTGA
- the ppc gene encoding phosphoenolpyruvate carboxylase, producing MVSDPAVEPASDAALAPIGAVQRTRVGREATEPMRADIRMLGSILGDTVREQNGDEVFNLVERARVESFRVRRSEIDRDEISHMFDGIDIHLAIPIIRAFSHFALLANVAEDIHRERRRHIHVDAGEPPQDSSLAATYAKLDSAELDSATVAEALKGALVSPVITAHPTETRRRTVFVAQHRITELMRLHAEGHRETSDGRSIERELRRQVLTLWQTALIRLSRLQITDEIEVGLRYYQAALFEVIPQVNSEVRAALRARWPGTELLSAPILQPGSWIGGDRDGNPNVTAEVVRRATASAAFTALAHYLAELTDLEQELSMSARLISVTPELTALERSCPEQARADEPYRRAVRVIRGRLSATAAQILDDEPQHLLDLGLEPYATPGELRAELDTIDASLRTHGSALLAEDRLGLLREGVHVFGFHLSGLDMRQNSDVHEEVVAELLAWAGVHPDYRSLPEDERVELLADELTTRRPLLSDRAELSELAHQELSVVEAAAFAVKRYGPAAVPNYVISMCQSVSDVLEAALLLKETGLLDVSGPEPYCPVGISPLFETIDDLHNGAEILHAMLELPIYRAMVAARGDSQEVMLGYSDSNKDGGYLTANWAVYRAELALAEVARKTGIRLRLFHGRGGTVGRGGGPSYQAILAQPPGAVNGSLRLTEQGEVIAAKYAEPLLAQRNLESLVAATLESTLLDVEGLGDEAEPAYTVLEEVARLAREAYSELVHHTPGFVEYFKASTPVSEIGSLNIGSRPTSRKPTESIADLRAIPWVLAWSQSRVMLPGWYGTGSAFEQWIAAGDEDERVAVLHDLYQRWPFFRSVLSNMAQVLAKSDLGLAARYAELVADESLRRRVFDKIADEHQRTIAMHKLITGQDDLLADNPALARSVFNRFPYLEPLNHLQVELLRRYRSGDDDELVQRGILLTMNGLASALRNSG from the coding sequence ATGGTTTCCGACCCGGCTGTTGAGCCCGCTTCCGACGCCGCGCTCGCGCCGATCGGTGCTGTGCAGCGGACCCGGGTCGGTCGCGAGGCGACCGAGCCGATGCGCGCGGACATCAGGATGCTCGGCAGCATCCTCGGCGACACCGTGCGCGAGCAGAACGGCGACGAGGTCTTCAACTTGGTCGAACGTGCCCGCGTCGAATCGTTCCGGGTGCGGCGTTCCGAGATCGATCGCGACGAGATCTCCCACATGTTCGACGGCATCGACATCCACCTGGCGATCCCGATCATCCGGGCGTTCAGCCACTTCGCGCTGCTGGCCAACGTCGCCGAAGACATCCACCGCGAGCGCCGGCGTCACATCCACGTCGACGCTGGCGAACCGCCGCAAGACAGTAGTCTGGCCGCCACCTACGCGAAACTGGATTCCGCGGAACTGGATTCGGCCACCGTGGCCGAGGCGCTCAAGGGTGCGCTCGTTTCGCCGGTGATCACCGCCCACCCCACCGAGACTCGCCGGCGGACCGTCTTCGTTGCGCAGCACCGGATCACCGAGCTGATGCGACTGCACGCCGAGGGGCACCGGGAAACCAGCGATGGCCGCAGCATCGAGCGTGAGCTGCGCCGCCAGGTGCTCACGCTCTGGCAGACCGCGCTGATCCGGCTGTCCCGGCTGCAGATCACCGACGAAATCGAGGTCGGCCTGCGGTATTACCAGGCCGCGCTGTTCGAGGTGATCCCGCAGGTCAATTCGGAGGTTCGCGCCGCGCTGCGCGCCCGCTGGCCCGGCACCGAGCTGCTTTCGGCGCCCATCCTGCAGCCGGGCTCGTGGATCGGCGGCGACCGCGACGGCAACCCGAATGTCACCGCCGAAGTCGTGCGGCGGGCCACCGCCAGTGCCGCGTTCACGGCGCTGGCGCATTACCTCGCCGAGCTCACCGACCTCGAGCAAGAGCTCTCGATGTCGGCGCGATTGATCAGCGTCACACCGGAATTGACGGCGCTGGAGCGCAGCTGCCCGGAGCAGGCCAGGGCCGACGAGCCGTATCGGCGGGCCGTGCGGGTGATTCGTGGCCGGCTCAGTGCGACCGCCGCCCAGATCTTGGACGACGAACCGCAGCACCTGCTCGACCTCGGCTTGGAACCGTATGCCACGCCGGGCGAGCTGCGGGCCGAACTCGACACCATCGACGCGTCGCTGCGCACGCACGGCAGCGCGCTGCTGGCCGAGGACCGACTCGGCCTGCTGCGAGAAGGCGTGCACGTCTTCGGGTTTCACCTCAGTGGCCTGGACATGCGGCAAAACTCCGACGTCCACGAGGAAGTGGTCGCCGAGCTGCTGGCCTGGGCCGGGGTGCATCCGGACTACCGTTCGCTGCCCGAAGACGAGCGAGTCGAGCTGCTGGCCGACGAATTGACCACGAGGCGCCCGCTGCTCAGCGACCGCGCGGAGTTATCCGAGCTGGCCCACCAGGAATTGAGTGTGGTCGAGGCCGCCGCGTTCGCCGTCAAGCGGTACGGCCCGGCGGCGGTGCCCAACTATGTCATCTCGATGTGTCAGTCCGTCTCGGACGTGCTGGAGGCCGCGCTGCTGCTCAAGGAGACCGGGCTACTGGATGTCTCCGGACCCGAACCCTATTGTCCGGTGGGAATTTCCCCACTGTTCGAGACGATCGACGACCTGCACAACGGAGCCGAGATCCTGCACGCGATGCTGGAACTGCCGATCTATCGAGCGATGGTCGCCGCCCGTGGCGACAGCCAGGAGGTGATGCTTGGCTACTCCGACTCGAACAAGGACGGCGGTTATCTGACCGCCAACTGGGCGGTGTACCGGGCCGAGCTGGCGCTGGCCGAGGTGGCCCGCAAGACCGGAATTCGGTTGCGGCTCTTTCACGGCCGAGGCGGCACCGTGGGCCGCGGCGGCGGCCCCAGCTATCAGGCCATCCTGGCGCAGCCGCCCGGTGCGGTGAACGGTTCGCTGCGCCTCACCGAGCAGGGTGAGGTGATCGCGGCTAAGTACGCCGAACCGCTTCTGGCGCAACGGAATCTGGAAAGTCTGGTGGCGGCGACCTTGGAGTCGACGCTACTGGACGTGGAGGGCCTCGGCGACGAGGCCGAGCCGGCGTACACGGTGTTGGAGGAGGTCGCGAGGCTGGCCCGTGAGGCATACTCCGAATTGGTCCACCACACACCGGGTTTCGTCGAGTACTTCAAGGCCTCCACGCCGGTCAGCGAGATCGGCTCGTTGAACATCGGCAGCCGTCCGACATCGCGCAAGCCCACCGAGTCGATCGCCGATCTGCGCGCCATTCCGTGGGTGCTGGCATGGAGCCAGTCGCGGGTGATGCTGCCCGGTTGGTACGGCACCGGGTCGGCATTCGAGCAGTGGATCGCGGCCGGCGACGAGGATGAGCGAGTCGCAGTCCTGCACGACCTGTACCAGCGGTGGCCGTTCTTCCGCAGCGTGCTGTCCAACATGGCACAGGTGCTGGCCAAAAGCGACCTCGGGCTGGCGGCGCGATACGCAGAACTGGTCGCCGACGAATCGTTGCGGCGCAGGGTGTTCGACAAGATCGCCGACGAGCATCAGCGGACGATCGCGATGCACAAGTTGATCACCGGTCAAGACGACCTGCTTGCCGACAACCCGGCGCTGGCGCGGTCGGTGTTCAATCGTTTCCCCTACCTGGAGCCGCTGAACCATCTCCAGGTCGAGCTGTTGCGGCGGTACCGCTCGGGCGATGACGACGAGTTGGTGCAGCGAGGAATTCTGTTGACGATGAACGGACTGGCAAGCGCGTTACGGAACAGCGGATAA
- a CDS encoding DUF1206 domain-containing protein, translating into MSSRESSSAVPARVAQNEIFERLARAGFVVSGLLHLVVGYLAIRIAFGEGGTADQTGALAALAGTPGGPVALWFAAAALLLLGLWRLVETALGRSSDRQDGASSSALDRAKAFSLAVVYVALAYSALGFARGAGKSAGQQNSTISARLMQSTVGTIALVVCGVIVVAVGGYHVYKGASRNFLDDLKGKSGNVVRRLGIVGYIAKGVVIAGAGVLVVVAALFSQPEKATGLDAALKTLGAQPYGRVLLAAAGLGIITYGFYSFAMARLTKM; encoded by the coding sequence ATGTCGTCGCGCGAATCGTCGTCTGCCGTCCCGGCCCGGGTAGCCCAGAACGAGATCTTCGAACGGCTGGCCCGCGCCGGATTCGTCGTGAGCGGACTGCTGCACCTGGTCGTCGGCTACCTCGCCATCCGGATCGCTTTCGGCGAGGGCGGCACCGCCGATCAAACCGGCGCGCTGGCGGCCCTGGCGGGCACGCCGGGAGGCCCCGTCGCACTGTGGTTCGCCGCCGCCGCTCTGCTGCTGCTCGGCCTGTGGCGGCTCGTCGAGACCGCGCTCGGCCGATCCAGTGACCGGCAGGACGGCGCGTCGTCAAGCGCACTGGATCGGGCCAAAGCATTCTCGCTCGCGGTCGTCTATGTCGCGCTGGCGTATTCGGCCCTCGGTTTCGCGCGCGGCGCCGGCAAGTCTGCCGGTCAGCAGAATTCGACGATCAGCGCTCGGTTGATGCAGAGCACGGTCGGCACGATTGCGCTGGTGGTCTGCGGCGTGATCGTCGTCGCGGTGGGTGGCTACCACGTCTACAAGGGTGCCAGCCGCAACTTCCTCGATGATCTGAAAGGCAAGTCCGGCAACGTGGTCCGGCGTCTGGGCATCGTCGGCTACATCGCCAAAGGGGTGGTGATCGCCGGCGCGGGCGTGCTGGTCGTCGTCGCCGCATTGTTCTCGCAGCCGGAGAAGGCCACTGGGCTGGATGCGGCCCTCAAGACGCTGGGCGCTCAACCGTACGGCCGGGTTCTGCTGGCCGCCGCCGGTCTGGGCATCATCACCTACGGTTTCTACAGCTTCGCGATGGCCCGACTGACCAAGATGTAG
- a CDS encoding cytochrome P450 yields MTGAEPVPAPPYADGTGLPWDVPVTDAVAVIAAARAQLGDTFAVKSGPDRYLFTFSPTGVESFYALTEETASKGVADYLMLRRKLPDEIFAGRRTLPNMLFRRDDVATYLINLDRALEQTELGSAGSFDVFDLMRRLGHRMGLASWAGPGSADGEIFERLVRAFDTLDGSDAFVHPDRMAAVAATDKRAERAALEEIADAIAAAVRRFDDGDLRDHDLFGRIVDAWSTASPPSRLRGIAFDVALIHIASMSNLAAALGWALVDLLEHPAQLRRVRLGDNAFAQSCALESTRIAQRSIMSRSVLSPVSLDTGAITYRVPPGWTIATLLPLLNTSAAPGLQHWDPDRWTRHHLTDKDALPSPMLVTAFGHGRHSCPAQPFSLSAMTAAMTHLLGAYRMTPRWTSHPQPVGAQIGGVARAAGPCPVDYVKAP; encoded by the coding sequence GTGACCGGCGCCGAGCCGGTGCCCGCACCGCCCTACGCCGACGGCACCGGTCTGCCGTGGGACGTCCCCGTCACCGACGCCGTCGCGGTGATCGCCGCCGCCCGGGCCCAACTCGGCGACACCTTCGCCGTGAAAAGCGGCCCCGATCGCTACCTGTTCACCTTCTCGCCTACCGGCGTCGAATCGTTCTACGCGCTGACCGAGGAGACCGCGAGCAAAGGCGTCGCCGACTACCTGATGCTGCGGCGCAAGCTGCCCGACGAGATCTTTGCCGGGCGACGCACCCTGCCGAACATGCTGTTTCGCCGCGACGACGTGGCCACCTATCTGATCAACCTGGACCGCGCGCTCGAGCAGACCGAGCTGGGATCGGCGGGATCGTTCGACGTGTTCGATCTGATGCGACGGCTCGGCCACCGGATGGGGCTGGCCTCGTGGGCCGGACCCGGGTCGGCCGACGGCGAGATCTTCGAGCGTCTGGTGCGGGCCTTCGACACCCTGGACGGCTCCGACGCATTCGTCCACCCCGATCGGATGGCGGCAGTGGCGGCGACCGACAAACGTGCCGAGCGCGCCGCCCTCGAGGAGATTGCCGATGCCATCGCCGCCGCGGTGCGCAGATTCGACGACGGGGACCTACGGGATCATGACCTCTTCGGCCGGATCGTGGACGCCTGGTCGACTGCGTCGCCGCCTTCCCGGCTGCGCGGGATCGCGTTCGACGTCGCGCTGATCCACATCGCGTCCATGTCAAACCTGGCCGCCGCGCTGGGCTGGGCATTGGTCGACCTGCTCGAGCACCCGGCCCAGCTGCGGCGAGTACGGTTGGGCGACAATGCCTTTGCCCAGAGCTGCGCGCTGGAGTCGACGCGTATCGCGCAACGCTCCATCATGTCTCGCAGCGTGCTGTCGCCGGTCTCGCTGGACACCGGGGCCATTACCTACCGGGTGCCGCCGGGCTGGACCATCGCCACCCTGCTCCCCTTGCTCAACACCTCGGCGGCGCCGGGATTACAGCACTGGGACCCCGATCGATGGACCCGCCACCATCTGACCGACAAGGACGCTCTTCCTTCGCCGATGCTCGTCACGGCCTTCGGGCACGGCAGGCACTCCTGCCCGGCCCAGCCGTTCTCGCTGTCGGCGATGACGGCCGCCATGACTCATCTGCTGGGCGCCTACCGGATGACGCCGCGATGGACGTCACATCCGCAGCCCGTCGGCGCCCAGATCGGTGGCGTAGCCAGGGCGGCCGGGCCGTGCCCGGTCGACTATGTGAAGGCCCCGTGA
- a CDS encoding ATPase: protein MTDMADRTVRNGPERNRIKTLTQAALNADKTVEQVEDVLDSLGRTMNELSSSLTRLNGTVERLEGGLDHLEGTLESLDELAKRLIAVVEPVESIVKRIDYIVSVGETIMSPVSMTEHAVRGVVDRLRIRTPR, encoded by the coding sequence ATTACGGACATGGCAGACCGAACGGTGCGCAACGGGCCTGAGCGAAACCGGATCAAGACGCTCACTCAGGCCGCTCTGAACGCCGACAAGACGGTCGAGCAGGTCGAGGACGTCCTCGACAGCCTCGGCAGGACCATGAACGAGCTGAGCAGTTCCCTGACCCGGCTGAACGGCACGGTCGAGCGCCTAGAAGGCGGCCTGGACCACCTGGAAGGGACCCTGGAAAGCCTGGACGAGCTCGCCAAACGACTCATCGCGGTGGTCGAGCCGGTGGAGTCGATCGTCAAGCGCATCGACTACATCGTGAGCGTGGGCGAGACGATCATGTCACCGGTATCGATGACCGAGCACGCGGTCCGCGGTGTGGTGGACCGGCTGCGAATCCGGACACCGCGGTAG